Genomic DNA from Mus musculus strain C57BL/6J chromosome 11, GRCm38.p6 C57BL/6J:
tataatgaattttggtcattttcattgctattatTGTCCCTTGTCTCCCttgctgtctcttccttccttccttccttccttccttccttcctccttccttgcttgcttgcttctttttatttccttcctttctttttcttcttttcccccaagacagggtttctctatgtagtcactctgtaaaccaggctggccttgaactcagaaatccacctgcctcctgagtgttggcaaTCTCCATCACTGCCTGGCCTACAGGCTCTAATGAGCCCCTCTCCTgattacatggtgtgtgtgtgtgtgtgtgtgtgtgtgtgtcccccacTGAGCTTCACTGGGATTGTTTGTCTGAGCATGGGTAGGAACATGGGCATCTGACTGGCAGCTACACCCCTGAAGCAAATGAGAACCATGCTCTACAGAGGCAGACTCACTAGAGCCCAACACACGTCATCAAGGAGAAGATGCTAACCTGGGGACTCTTCTCACACAGAGTGGGAGTACACCCCTGTTAGGTGTGAGGTTGGCTGTGGGTGTCAGAGCCCCACTGGAGGAGAGACTGTGTCATGGTGCAGAACTCAGCATGGCTGTGGCCGGTGGGCTGAGAACAACTGTTTTCCCCCTGAGCGTTTACCTTTGAGCCCCTCGACTTCCTCTGTGGAATTTAGTTCGGATCTTTCTTATTTtggagcatgcatgtggagggggCGTCTAAATACTTAGACAGTCAATAGATGTGTCTGAGTGAAAGGGAGAGAATGGAATGGCCCGGTGCAGAGACTGTTCCTGGAGGGGTCGTGGTGTGATGTGGGTTCCTGACTTCTGAGAGGGCAGCTGCTTCCTGCAGCATAGGTCCCAATTTGGTCTCACTGGGCAGAGAATCTAGACTTCAGGGACCAAGACTAAGCTACTACTTGGGGACCTGAGCAGGTGGTACAAAGCCTAGGTCAACTGCTCCATCTTTGCTTGCAGTGGGCTTAGTCACTGAGTTGCATTGACAAAAAAGAAAGTAGGGTGTGTCCCATCTGTAAGGGACAGATATCCAGTGAGACAATGGCAAATTATTTTGCCATTTGGTGAGGCCTCATTTCCCACCTATTTGGTCAGTCACCTGCTTGGTGGCCCACAGAATTGTATTGGCATGTGTCCTCTAAGGAAATGGGAAGCTAGGAAGAAACATGAtatttttttgcctttttctacTTCCCTGGATGCCATCAGTGGAAGGTAGGCCCAAGTAGGTACTGTGGGATGTTCTGAGAGAGGCGGACATGAATGGATTCCAGAACTCAGCAGCCCATGCTACAGGAGTGGGATTAGTCTGAGCCTGGGCCCATGGCACTTCAGAGCCATGGTGCTCCTGCCCAGTTGTTCCTTAATAGAATGAGTCTTTGCCAGCCTAGGAAGAGGGCTTGGCTGGTAAAGAGCTTGCCTTTCTTACAAGGAAAAtggacatgagttcaatccctacaagctacagtgtttgtttgtttgtttgtttttaagtgagTGCAGTTGTGTGTGCTTGTAATGGCAGGATGGGGGGTGGAGGCAGGTAGatccctggagttccctgacCAACTTGGCAAAGGTGAAGgtcagtgagaaaccttgtctcaaataataatGGAATGATACCTGAAGATGTCTTCTACATACACATCTATCCCGACAAGgtgtacacagagagagggagacagagagagagaaacagaggcagagacagaggggggagagagagggagatgaagggggagggagacagagagggagagggagagggagagggagagggagaaagaggggggagagagagggagaagaagggggagggagagggagagggagaggggggaaggagagggatagggagagaggggagggagagggagagagattattTTTCATCTCCTGGGAAGTGTTTCTCTTCATCCTGGGCATCAGATCTATGGGTTTCCACCAGGCCAATTTCAACTTCCCCATAATGTCTCTGAGGCCTGTTCACCCAGTGTACAGCACAGAGCCTGCTCAGGAGGAGGGGAACCACCACAAAGACCATCAGCAAGAAGGAGATGCTGCTCAACAGGGACCGGCAGGAAACAAAGGAGGCAGGAGTAAGCCACCACCTGGCATAGAGGGCTCAGCCTTCCTGGTACCCATATCCCAGCCTTCAAGGGCCAGATAAGGTCAAGGCTGGGATTCCATTAGGTCTGTCTCCATGCAAGTGCATGGCTGGTCATGCTGCCTGCAGGATAAGCTCCCCCCAATATCACTCCTTTCCCTTTGACCACCATCCTCTTAGTTTGTCTAGACTCCCAGAAATCCTCTTCATCTACTTTCCATTCCTGCCAGGCTGAAGGCATCACTGCTAGCCGGTCTTTGACCTTGGCTTCTGCTACATTCTTCACCAGAATGACACCGCCCACCTCATCTGTACCCTCCCGTGTGTTAGGAGGCTTGGGGCTCACTCCATCTAGAAATGGGTGATGGCTGCTATACTCTGTCAGTGAATGGACACTGCTGTTGCAGCTCTTTGTGTCCCTTTATTATACCCTGAGGCACCATGAGGACCTGACTGTATTAAGCACCATTCCCCACCTCCCTGTCATCCTGTCTTCCCTGCCCAGGTCTCCATCTCACTCCTTGGGCCATCCTTGGCTTCTCCTTGGGCACAACAGGAGGCCATCCTCAGCTCATGGGAAGGAAACATCTACAACTGCAGATagtctgtgagtcacagctagCCCAGCATGTTCCTGAAAGATACGAGATCTGACACTTGGCAGACCATGACATCCAGTGTCCCAAAATGTTTCCAAGGACTGAGGTCTCTCCCTGTTTCACACTCTCCTGGACTCTACATTTCTGGAACCTGGAACCCTCTGTCACTTGATAACTAAGTTTTCATCCACTTACAAAACAAGCAATAAAAACACTTCCAATGCCCTAgcagagaaagaatttaaaaaaaaaaatccatgagaaAGCCTATGAGGTGGGAGGCTTTGAAACATGTTTGTCTTACTTAAGATTCATGGAGCAGAAAGAACACAGTAGAAAGAACAGAGGACTGGAAGAGACCCGAAGAACAATTCTGAGGGAGAAATAGAGAGGTGGCTTATGCCTTAACTTAGCTTGTGGTTTATCTGTGTCCTTGACCTGAAGTCTTGACCCCAACAGGCCATGATGAAATTAGGCCAAGGTAGCTCTACAGTGCTGGGAAATCCTCTGGACACCTTTGAGAATGACAGGCATCATCCAGGCACACCACAGTCctcagtttcccactcctccccGGCACTATTgaaactccccacccccaccccacattgTCTCTTGGCATAGTTGGATAGGAACAAGGAGATTTAATTATAGGCTGAAACCTGAAGCTGATGGGAGAGAGATCTCTTCTTTTCAGTGGAGACCCAACTGTGGCCCTCTGTCCTGCCCACTGGGGCACACACAGTGGAGACACAAAAGCTGTGCTCAGTCTCTCCTGTCACTCAGGTGAGGACTTTACCTTCCTGCAGCTGAGGCTTAGAAGGGGAGCCTTGGTGTACTAAAATGTGAAAGGACTGGGAGCCCACCTCAGGCTTTCAGGAGAATCTGCCAGCCCTAGTGTTTCTACAGGACAGGGACTGAGGTTAGCAAATAAAATGACCATATGGACAGGCTAATTTGGTATTCAGGTAAAAGAATATAGCCATGTTAAGTAACACTTGGGATACACTTAGATTGGTTTTCCTGAATCCCAGGATTCCTGGGCATTTTGTGTTCTATCTGGAGCCCCTCCCAGGGAAGAGGTCGCAGGGTCAGCCCAGTGGGAAGGAGCTCCCAGGGTGCAGCTCTGCTTACCAGATGAAGAGAGTGTTCTGAGTCACCTGGCCAATGTTCTCTGTGCCAATGCTCTCCATGGTTGGTGTTGTGGATGTCCGAACTGTGGATGTCCGAACTGTGGATGGCAGAACTGTGGATGGCAGAACTGTGGATGTCCGAACTGTGGATGGCAGAACTGTGGATGTCAGAACTGTGGATGGCAGAACTGTGGATGTCAGAACTGTGGATGGCAGAACTGTGGATGTCAGAACTGTGGATGTCAGAACTGTGGATGGCACAACTGTGCATGGCAGAACTGTGGATGGCACAACTGTGGATGGCAGAACTGTGGCGGTCGTCGTCATTATTGTAGTTGAAATTTCTGGAGCAAAATATTCAAGAGAACATGGTTCAGTCTTCCTATAAATAGTTTGGCTCTGGGTATGGCCTAAAGTTCTTTCCCTAGGAATTAAGGAGCTCGATTTCCAGGCACCATCAGGAACTTACtttattagttaattaattaattaattaattaatctttgatacagggtttatctgtgtagccccagATCATTTGGGACTCACTccatggaccaggctggcctcaaactcagagatctaccttcctagtgctggtattaaaggtgtgcactaccatgcctaacactttcattctttttaagaaaaatgatGTGCAGAGAAAAGAAACAGCTTCCCTTTAATACTTGATTCCTTCAGAGTGTGCTGTCTCATTATTCTCTGATGCGCAATATGCAGAAACACTTCGATTTTGtatattttgtctatttttttttatttttttaattcgtgtatttgtatatgtatgggtGCTGCCTTGTATCTTCTAAGAGCACCCTGTGCTTgcagtgcccatgaaggccagaagaggctgtcagatccaTTGAAACCGAATTACAGATGACTGCAagctaccatgtagatgctgggaaggaAATTAAGTCCTCTGGAACAGCAACCAGAGCTCTTGatctctgagccgtctctccagctccaattttgtctgttttctttgttgtagTTGTTTAAAGCAAGATGTAAACCTCATCCTTGTTACTCAATCTTGCCCAGAATTAAAGGTTCTGCAGCTTCCTTTATGTTATGTTATAGGGGGCAGCGGGGTCTCAGGAAGAGACGTTAGCTCAGTGGCAAAGTGCTTGGCTAGCACAGgtgagattctgagttcaattctcagatcTGTAGGACTGAGAATATCTAAGACAGGCATACAAGGAGACAAGGGTCCCCCACCTTACCCTCTTTCTTGGCAGGACAAATacagtagacttttttttttttctagtaagaCTTTTACAAGGACCCTTGATACTTCACCAGGattttctggaatttttttcttaCCTGGGTCAATGTTCACATTAACTTTAAACATGGGATCATATCCAGATTTTGTAATTCCACACCAGTAAATGTCAGCATCGCTCATCCTCAGGTCTTCCATGGTCACTGTGAAGATGAAGTCTGTCTGGTCGTCCCTGATGGACACACGGTTTTCCTTCACCAACTGCTCTGATGCATCGGTTTCAACGAGAATCTCACATGATTTCCAATAAGCTCCTCGGCACCAGTACTTCTTGTAATCCTTCCAGCCTGAGTCATATCTACACTGCACTGTCAAGGAGCCCTGCTCCTGACCGCTCACCTCCTCTGGACCTGTGACTGGATCCTGAGCCGTGCAGCAGcctggaaaacacaaacacacggaCCACTGATCTCCTCCTCCAAGGGGGAAACTCTACTGTGCCAAGTAGAGTTCATGAGCTGAATAAAAACCAGTGAAGGGCTTCCCTTTTCCCAAGGCAGATCAGCATTATTATCCTATATGTTGaagcctcaaaagaaaaaaataagaaagagatatacagatgaattttcaatttcaCTAATTGGCAGGGAGATCGATACAAATCAGAATCATAAATAGCATCATACCTCAGTTTGAATGGTTattaccaaaaaagacaaaatagaacAATTGTTGGTTTATGTGGGACAGAGGATGTCGCACACACTGTGTGTTGGATTGGATATTAGACTTTATGGGAAATGGTGtggagtttctcagaaaactagcaTAAGACTGTCACATAACTCAGCAGTCCCACAGGGGACATAGTCTGGACTGGTTGGGTTTTTATAAACCTGACACCAACTCCATACAGAAgcatacaaaaagaaagaacatcaaCTGAGAAACCGTCTGCATCAGGTCTAGGCAAGTctgggggacattttcttgacatAGGAAGGTCCAGTCCTCTGTGGGTGGTAACACAATATAAGAGAACATGCTAAATAAGCCATGAGCAGTAAGCCAGCAAGCAACACTCTCCCATGCTCTCAGCTTCAGTTCCtaactccaggtttctgccctgcttgggctccctctctggcttccctccatgatggagtGTGATCTGGATCTTtaagccaaataagccttttactctccaaggtttttttttgttggtcgatgtctttatcacagtaacagaaagcaaacacGCAGCCTAGAGACATGAAGCGAATATGTGGAAGAGACATCTCCCCTTGTGTTTACTATGGCAGTGTTCACAGTAGCCATGGCACAGACTCACATAGATGCAGGTGAAAGGATAGCGGATCGTGGTGCATGAATGTAATGGAATGTAATTGCTTCATTTTGAAGGGATCGAGTTCCGCCATTTGCAGCCCACGGGAGAGACTGGAGGAACTGAAATAAATCAGATACAGGAAGATGCTGCCACACATTCCTATTGATGTGTGAAAGCTAAAAAGTTACTCTCTGTGGCTAGGGAGCCAGGGAGCCAGACCTGTCTGGAAAGTGTTTCTGCATAATCaagaagatctgagtttggatccccagaacacatggaagaaaagccaggtgaggtgggggtgcctgtaaccccaaagacaggaggatcctggagATCACAGGCCAGATAGACTGAATCTATGAGCTCAGGAGCAGCGGGAGACCATGTCTGAACaaacaaggtggagagtgatagagaaaACGACCCAATGTCAAtctccacatgtatgtgtgcacctgagagcacgtgcacacacacggaGAGACAAACACACAACCCTTtagacatacatacaccacagaggcacattttcttctcaaaagaacaaaagtaaACCTCAAAGGAGTAGAAAACAAGAGAGGTTATCAGGCTGGGAAGGGTATTAGGGAAGACAGGAGAGTGCTTGTAGCATAGAGGAGAGCTGTTGGGACACAGGGGTGTATGTCATTTGATGGGAATGACAACTTTTAGTGTTGTATGAGAAGGATGAAAAACATGTCTGACAACTGACTATTTCAAAACTCCCCATGGAGATTAAAGGCATTAAAGGCAATCACCACCACGTTCAGCCCCTGTAAGTATTCATTACTGTGTCAACTAAAGCTCACAATGGAACGGGAGATGGAGCTGCATCTAGAAACCCCAGCACTCAGCGGGTGGAGTccggaggatcacaagttcagggGCATCCTAGGCTGCATGTGCCAAACGTGAAACCCAAAATACATTTTGTGAGAATTAGTTCATCCACTCACTCATCGGCCTTCATGGAGCAGCTAGGGTTGAGAAACAAATGATAaggtttgtttttggcttttatttgttttatttttaaattgattttggcTGTGTTTTTTCTGCAATACCCACAGAATCCATCAGATGTCAAAAAACCTTGCCTTTTATTTTGGGGGTAAGCAGCTGGTGAATGGATCAGCCAGGTTTCCCTAAGCCAGAGCAGACGGTCTCTGTTGCCCTCACCACTGACATGGAAGTGTCTAAAGCCCCTGCTACTTAcctgggaggaagaggatgagcaGAGCAGGGAACTGCCACATGGTCTtgtctcctctcctgtccttggtGGCGACAGATGGCAGCACCCTGTGAGGACTTGCAGCTCAGCTTGAGTTTCCTTTAGGTCTCTCTCGTTCACTTCTCTCAGTAACTTCCTTGACAAATCTTCTCAATTTTGCATACAGGAAGAAAGATGATGCCAATCTTTGAGAAGACCAAGTCAGGGCACGTGCAGGACAGCTGGGTAATCAGGGAACTTCCTCTACTGAAAAATGCAACGTGAGACATAAACTTGAAAGACAGATGGGAATCACGAGGagagatgcagacacacagatcGGCAGAGATAGACACAAAGGATGGGATACAGCAAACCCCTTACCTGGGAGGTAACTGAGCTGCAGGGGATCCTAGCAGAGGAGAGCAACCAAAGGCAGGGTGGCTGCAGTAACAAGGGAGCACAAGGCAGCACAGGCTAAGCCCATGGCAGTAGCCTAGGCtaagccctggttggcagagggCATTGCTGAAGGCTCAGCCTGGGGCAGCAGGGATTTATCTAGATATGGGCCTCAGAGCAGGCCAGGGGCATCTACCACAATGGCTACTAGGGCCTCAGGCATtggctgagagaaagagagagagagagagtgtgggcTTGAGGAGACGTCTCAtggagcccaagctggccttgaacttctcattttcctttttccaacATCAAagtcctggggttacaggcattccCCAGCATGCTCGGTTTTATGAGGGGCTGAAGACTCAAATTGTGGTTTCAAGAGTGCTGGGCAAGCACTGTACCCACTGACCTGAATCCACAAACCCTGCTTCTGTTTCTATAAGACAGAGTTTTGCTGTAGAACATAAGCTTGCAAGTGTAGAAAAATATAGGTATGCTGTATCTTTGGTATCAAAATTTCATGGGAAGAAAtttataaatgcacacacacacacacacacacacacacacacacacggaatgcTTATGATctctaatcttcattgtcaacttgactggaccTGAAGTCACTCAGGAGACTCGCCTGTAGATATGACTGTGAGGGTGTGCACAGAGTAGTTTGAATTAAGAGGTACAACCAACCCCGTATATAACCCAGTGTGGGGCACTGGGCATGCACAtgctacacagacatgcatgcagacataagacacatacacatgaaataagcaaatatatatatataaagaataggttcttgttgcggccgccagcagctcgcaacatgaacggttcgactgagaaggccactagagctgtaagagaggaatctagacggggcgaaagaagaaacggagctaagacaaattcattctgatcaaagctcaaattttattgttgctacactagttataaaggaagggggaggggacccgactcccgccgaataatctctggtccagtagaaaggtgcacgtgtgtggctccgcaggttctagcagtgagcgtggcagaacgaatgagcaggaagctccacccctgagcaagcaggtttcaggctgggggaggggagactacaggttctgtccttgcagaggacctgaggtcagtTCTTAGCATCCACCCCAGGTGGCATGCAACCTAGAATTGGCACCCATTGTTGGACAACAGGGACACTTGCACTcttatgcacatacccacatacaggtacacacaactttaacatgatgatgatgatggtggtgatggtgatggtgatggtgatggtgatgatgatgatgatgaatattTTTGGGAAACActccaggaactggagagatggtgcagcagtTTAGGAGACTGATGCTTTTCCTTAGGACCCGGTTTAGTTCCCAACATTTATTGAGTAGCTCACAGGCATCTGTATCTCCCTTTCTATGGCTTCTTtgggcctctgtgagcaccagcctcacatacagcacacagtcaaacaagcaggcaaagcacccaaatatacaaaaattaattacaaaaaaaGCTTATCCCATGGCCCCCTGGGAGACTCATGGCTACCATCTCAGGCATCCAGTGATGCTCAGGTCCAGGTCAGCTGCAGAATCTCTGCTTctgctcttcccttcctcctctagaATCTCAGCTTCCCTCCCTCACTTCCCCCTACAGAATCTCGGCTTCCATCCTTTGCTCCTCCCCACACTTGGCACCAACTATTCAGTTGGCATCTTTCTGAGACCTGACCCACTTTATCTTAAGGGTCAAAGttaggaagaagctgaggaaattaACAAAAGGTAGAGGGGGGATCTAGAAAAATAAGTCAGCAGCGGGATGACTCCTTGAGTAGACAGAAACCTAACCCCTCCCCTTCTACCCCTGGAACCCAAGTAAGGGTTGAAGGAGACAACTGACTTTATAAAATTGTTCTCTTTCACACCTGTGCCATGCCATCAtaggtgtgcatgtgcgtgtgtgtgtgtgtgtgtgtgtgtgtgtgtgtgtgtgtgtgtgtgtgtgtttgtgcaccatTACACATCCCAGAAAGAAGAAGGtcaggctgcacagagaaaaaaagttcctctttcaatttttatttcattatttaaaaatttgtatataGCATCACaggtatatataatgaattttggtcattttcattgctattatCGTCCCTTGTCTCCCtggctgtctcttccttccttccttccttccttccttccttccttccttccttccttccttccttcctccctttcttcctccttccttccttccttccttccttccttccttccttccttccttcttccttccttccttccttccttcctttcttcctcctgccttccttcctccttccctaattcctccttccttgcttgcttctttttatttccttcctttctttttcttcttttcccccaagacagggtttctctgtgtagtcactctgtaaaccaggctggccttgaactcagaaatccacctgcctcctgagtgttggcaaTCTCCATCACTGCCTGGCCTACAGGCTCTAATGAGCCCCTCTCCTgattacatggtgtgtgtgtgtgtgtgtgtgtgtgtgtgtgtgtgtgtgtgtgtgtcccactgaGCTTCACTGGGATTGTTTGTCTGAGCATGGGTAGGAACATGGGCATCTGACTGGCAGCTACACCCCTGAAGCAAATGAGAACCATGCTCTACAGAGGAAGACTCACTAGAGCCCAACACACGTCATCAAGGAGAAGATGCTAACCTGGGGACTCTTCTCACACAGAGTGGGAGTACACCCCTGTTAGGTGTGAGGTTGGCTGTGGGTGTCAGAGCCACTGGAGGAGAGACTGTGTCATGGTGCAGAACTCAGCATGGCTGTGGCCGGTGGGCTGAGAACAACTGTTTTCCCCCTGAGCGTTTACCTTTGAGGCCCTCGACTTCCTCTGTGGAATTTAGTTCGGATCTTTCTTATTTtggagcatgcatgtggagggggCGTCTAAATACTTAGACAGTCAATAGATGTGTCTGAGTGAAAGGGAGAGAATGGAATGGCCCGGTGCAGAGACTGTTCCTGGAGGGGTCGTGGTGTGATGTGGGTTCCTGACTCCTGAGAGGGCAGCTGCTTCCTGCAGCATAGGTCCCAATTTGGTCTCACTGGGCAGAGAATCTAGACTTCAGGGACCAAGACTAAGCTACTACTTGGGGACCCTAGCAGGTGGTACAAAGCCTAGGTCAACTGCTCCATCTTTGCTTGCAGTGGGCTTAGTCACTGGGTTGCATTGACAAAAAAGAAAGTAGGGCGTGTCCCATCTGTAAGGGACAGCTATCCAGTGAGACAATGGCAAATTATTTTGCCATTTGGTGAGGCCTCATTTCCCACCTATTTGGTCAGTCACCTGCTTGGTGGCCCACAGAATTGTACTGGCATGTGTCCTCTAAGGAAATGGGAAGCTAGGAAGAAACATGATATCTTCTTGCCTTTTTCTACTTCCCTGGATGCCATCAGTGGAAGGTAGGCCCAGGTAGGTACTGTGGGATGTTCTGAGAGAGGCAGACATGAATGGGTTCCAGAACTCAGCAGCCCGTGCTACAGGAGTGGGATTAGTCTGAGCCTGGGCCCATGGCACTTCAGAGCCATGGTGCTCCTGCCCAGTTGTTCCTTAATAGAATGAGTCTTTTCCAACCTAGGAAGAGGGCTTGGCTGGTAAAGCGCTTGCCTTTCTTACAAGGTAAAtggacatgagttcaatccctacaagctacagtgtttgtttgtttgtttgcttgcttgcttgtttttaagtGTGTGCAGTTGTGTGTGCTTGCAATGGCAGGATGGGGGGTGGAGGCAGGTAGatccctggagttccctgacCAACTTGGCAAGGTGAAGgtgtgagaaaccctgtctcaaataataatgGAATGATACCTGAAGATGTCTTCTACATACACATCTAATCCgacaaggagagagggagagagagagagggagggagagaaacagagaaggagaggggggagagagagggagatgaagggggagggagacagagagggagggagagggagagggagagggagagggagagggagaaagattaTTTTTCATCTCCTGGGAAGTGTTTCTCTCCGTCCAGGGCATCAGATCTATGGGTTTCCACCAGGCCAATTTCACCTCCCCCATAGTGTCTCTGAGGCCTGTTCACCCAGAGAACagcactgagcatgctcaggagGAGGGGAACCACCACAAAGACCATCAGCAAGAAGGAGATGCTGCTCAACAGGGACCTGCAGGAAAAAAAGGAGGCAGGAATAAGCCACCACCTGGCATAGAGGGCTCAGCCTTCCTGGTACCCATATCCCAGCCTTCAAGGGCCAGATAAGGTCAAGGTTGGGATGCCACTAGGTCTTTCTCCCTGCAAGTGCATGGCTGGTCATACTGCCTGCAGGATAAGCCCTCATCTGGGGAAGCTCTCCCTGATATCCCTCCTTTCCCTTTGACCACCATCCTCTTAGTTTGTCTAGACTCCCAGAAATCCTCTTCATCTACTTTCCATTCATGCCAGGCTGAAGGCATCACTATTCCCTGGTCTTTGACCTTAGCTTCTGCTACATTCTTCACCAGAATGACACTGCCCACCTCATCAGTGCCCGCCTATGTGTTAGGAGGCTTGGGGCTCACTCCATCTAGAAATGGGTGATGGCTGCTATACTCTGTCAGTGAATTGACACTGCTGTTGCAGCTCTTTGTGTCCCTTTGTTATACCCTGAGGCACCATGAGAACCTGACTGTATTAAGCACTATTCCCCACCTCCCTGCCATCCTGTCTTCCCTGCCCAggtctccatctccctccttgGGCTATCCTTGGGCACAACAGGAGGCCATCCTCAGCTCATGGGAAGGAAGCATCTACAACTGCAGATactctgtgagtcacagctagCCCAACATGTTCCTGAAAGATACGAGATCTGACACTTGGCAGACCATGACATCCATTGTCCCAAAATGTTTCCAAGGACTGAGGTCTCTCCCTGTTTCACACTCTCCTGGACTCTACATTTCTGGAACCTGGAACCCTCTGTTACTTGATAACTAAGTTTTCATCCACTTACAAAACAAGCAATAAAAACACTTCCAATGCCCTAgcagagaaagaatttaaaaaaaaaatccatgagagAGCCTATGAGGTGGGAGGCTTTGAAACATGTTTGTCTTACTTAAGATTCATGGAGCAGAAAGAACACAGTAGAAAGAACAGGGGACTGGATGAGACCTGAGGGACAATTCTGAGGGAAAAATAGAGAGGTGGCTTATGCCTTAACTTAGCTTGTGGTTTATCTGTGTCCTTCACCTGAAGTCTTGGCCCCAACAGGCCATGATGAAATTAGGCCAAGGTAGCTCTACAGTGCTGGGAAATCCTCTGGACACCTTTGAGAATGACAGGCATCATCCAGGCACACCACAGTCctcagtttcccactcctcccctGCACTATGGAAACTCCCCACCCCTAACTGGTTCTTGGCATAGTTGGATAGGAACAAGGAGATTTAATTATAGGCTGAAACCTAAAGCTGATGGGAGAGGGATCTCTTCTATTCAGTGGAGACCCAACAGTGGCCCTCTGTCCTGCCCACTGGGGCACACACAGGGGAGACACAAAAGCTGTGCTCAGTCTCTCCTGTCACTCATTGAAG
This window encodes:
- the Cd300ld2 gene encoding CMRF35-like molecule 3 translates to MWQFPALLILFLPGCCTAQDPVTGPEEVSGQEQGSLTVQCRYDSGWKDYKKYWCRGAYWKSCEILVETDASEQLVKENRVSIRDDQTDFIFTVTMEDLRMSDADIYWCGITKSGYDPMFKVNVNIDPEISTTIMTTTATVLPSTVVPSTENQSKWWLTPASFVSCRSLLSSISFLLMVFVVVPLLLSRLCAVHWVNRPQRHYGEVEIGLVETHRSDAQDEEKHFPGDEK